Proteins co-encoded in one Nicotiana sylvestris chromosome 7, ASM39365v2, whole genome shotgun sequence genomic window:
- the LOC104226548 gene encoding WRKY transcription factor 71-like — translation MSDNNPFYHDYLGTGGINNAFSNFFGDQNPSIYDQIIPPNTQTPHQDFDPSSYMSTLTECLHGSMDYNSLSNVLGMSCSSSEVVCPPLDQESSRKNTAEIPLTPNSLVSSSSSEAGGEEDSSKSKKDLQAKDQCEDGDDKSKKVSKAKKKGEKKQKEPRFAFMTKSEIDNLEDGYRWRKYGQKAVKNSPFPRSYYRCTSQKCSVKKRVERSYEDPSVVITTYEGQHNHHCPATLRGNAAAAMLSPSFLSSSQLIPQDVLFAQMLTTPTNQNQLPINYSVYNYQQQPQLGPEYGLFQDMVASLIHKREP, via the exons ATGTCTGATAATAACCCTTTTTATCATGATTACTTGGGAACAGGAGGGATAAATAATGCATTTTCTAATTTCTTTGGTGATCAAAATCCCTCAATTTATGATCAAATAATACCTCCTAATACACAAACCCCTCATCAGGATTTTGATCCTTCATCTTATATGAGTACTCTCACTGAGTGTTTACATGGTTCTATGGACTATAACTCTTTATCAAATGTTCTTGGCATGAGTTGCTCATCTTCTGAAGTTGTTTGTCCACCATTAGATCAAGAATCTTCAAGAAAAAACACTGCTGAAATTCCATTGACTCCAAATTCTTTGGTCTCTTCATCTTCTAGTGAGGCTGGAGGTGAAGAAGATTCTTCAAAAAGcaagaaagatttgcaagcaaaAGATCAGTGTGAAGATGGAGATGATAAGTCTAAGAAAGT GAGCAAAGCAaagaagaaaggagaaaagaAGCAAAAGGAGCCGCGATTTGCCTTTATGACTAAGAGTGAGATTGACAATCTTGAAGATGGCTATCGATGGAGAAAATATGGGCAGAAAGCAGTGAAAAATAGTCCTTTTCCGAG GAGTTATTACAGATGCACAAGTCAAAAGTGCAGTGTGAAGAAACGTGTGGAAAGATCATATGAAGATCCATCAGTCGTGATCACTACATACGAAGGCCAACATAATCATCATTGTCCCGCAACTCTTCGTGGAAATGCAGCTGCAGCTATGCTTTCACCTTCCTTCTTATCCTCTTCACAATTAATTCCTCAAGATGTACTCTTTGCCCAAATGCTTACAACCCCAACCAATCAAAATCAGCTCCCTATTAATTATTCTGTCTATAATTATCAGCAGCAACCCCAATTAGGTCCTGAATATGGCCTATTTCAAGATATGGTTGCATCATTGATCCACAAACGAGAGCCAtga